One part of the Mangrovibacillus cuniculi genome encodes these proteins:
- a CDS encoding DUF3900 domain-containing protein — protein MEFDVKYASFFVLTIQQDTGDKRLNHFQTLHHTDYQHSSLKEFLDGELAKIVKRKAERHPKSDTVPTKIGTFIIEPDQALESNPNFNAFQRIRHAGSVDQFMEASNVFAQHYADTTAVRGGAFIVITASLPPLIDTPMAFILKCDFEPKVARISDEKSLLQTVEMAITTKNMKSIQYPHMPEEGIVEDTELKVHQASHARYFEDFLKFVEYGDPIPVLMKQQVVEMVQEQVKPMIEEGSIDLAQFEQELDVWDASETRELQERIEPQQIVEAASRMVEQSPELELKMRLGDTHIKGKLADFGEHIHIAKVNNRYMVMIEADTIQFDKGVTPIEFMKPDDVHNLLEWLINRN, from the coding sequence ATGGAATTCGATGTTAAATATGCCTCATTTTTTGTATTAACAATTCAGCAAGATACTGGAGATAAACGCTTAAATCACTTTCAAACGCTTCACCATACAGACTATCAGCATTCTTCCTTAAAAGAATTTTTAGATGGTGAATTAGCGAAAATAGTAAAGAGAAAAGCAGAAAGACATCCAAAATCAGATACTGTTCCTACAAAGATAGGAACATTCATTATAGAACCAGATCAAGCGTTAGAAAGTAATCCAAACTTTAATGCTTTCCAACGTATTCGACATGCAGGGTCTGTTGATCAATTTATGGAAGCAAGTAACGTATTTGCCCAGCATTATGCAGATACGACTGCTGTAAGAGGCGGAGCGTTTATCGTTATAACCGCTTCCCTCCCGCCTCTGATTGATACACCAATGGCCTTTATCCTAAAGTGTGATTTTGAACCTAAAGTAGCTAGGATTTCTGATGAAAAAAGTCTTCTTCAAACCGTAGAGATGGCCATTACGACTAAAAACATGAAATCCATTCAATACCCACATATGCCGGAAGAAGGAATTGTGGAAGATACGGAATTAAAGGTTCATCAAGCTTCTCATGCAAGGTACTTTGAAGACTTTTTAAAATTTGTTGAGTATGGTGACCCAATTCCTGTATTAATGAAACAACAAGTTGTAGAAATGGTTCAAGAACAAGTAAAACCGATGATTGAAGAAGGTTCCATTGATCTTGCCCAGTTTGAGCAGGAGTTAGATGTTTGGGATGCAAGTGAAACGAGAGAATTGCAAGAAAGAATTGAGCCACAGCAAATTGTAGAAGCTGCGTCTAGAATGGTAGAGCAATCGCCAGAATTAGAGTTGAAAATGCGTCTTGGAGATACGCACATTAAAGGAAAATTAGCTGATTTTGGAGAACATATTCATATCGCCAAAGTAAATAATCGCTATATGGTGATGATAGAGGCAGACACAATACAATTTGATAAAGGCGTAACACCGATAGAGTTTATGAAACCAGATGATGTTCATAACCTGCTGGAATGGTTAATCAATCGAAACTAA
- a CDS encoding peptidoglycan-binding protein, which produces MLASEFGEGAREGEETLTRVSPERPVVRGVMTTRPIIQRGASGDFVRDIQRDLIRAGFSLPAFGADGDFGGETERAVLRFQRTYGLQVDGIVGPETLAKLKEVTNTPSRMQEFPLPTGVVRPGTRGDNVRQIQRALSQIGERSGAIDGIYGPQTTSAVRAFQSRFSALARDGIYGPNTKRYLEMELEDM; this is translated from the coding sequence ATGTTAGCAAGTGAATTTGGTGAAGGTGCTAGGGAGGGAGAGGAGACCCTAACTAGAGTTTCACCAGAAAGACCAGTAGTACGAGGCGTTATGACTACAAGACCAATAATCCAACGAGGTGCCTCCGGTGATTTCGTTAGAGACATTCAACGTGATTTAATTCGCGCAGGATTCTCTTTACCTGCATTTGGGGCAGATGGCGATTTTGGTGGAGAAACGGAGAGGGCGGTATTACGTTTTCAAAGAACGTATGGATTACAGGTAGACGGCATTGTCGGCCCTGAAACGTTAGCCAAACTGAAAGAAGTGACCAATACACCTTCTAGAATGCAAGAATTCCCTTTACCTACGGGTGTTGTAAGACCTGGAACAAGAGGGGATAACGTTCGGCAAATTCAACGAGCACTAAGCCAAATCGGAGAAAGATCGGGAGCTATTGATGGAATCTATGGTCCACAGACCACCTCTGCAGTTCGAGCATTCCAAAGCAGGTTTTCTGCTTTAGCGAGAGATGGTATATACGGACCAAACACAAAACGTTACTTGGAGATGGAATTAGAAGATATGTAA
- a CDS encoding peptidylprolyl isomerase yields the protein MTKKGKIEMENGAVIEFDLFPNEAPGTVENFEKLAKEGYYDGLNFHRVIPGFVSQGGCPNGTGTGGPGYTIKCETAGNPHKHVPGSLSMAHAGKDTGGSQFFIVHESQPHLNGVHTVFGQVTSGMEAVLDMKNGDVMKKVEVFEA from the coding sequence ATGACGAAAAAAGGTAAAATCGAAATGGAAAATGGAGCAGTAATCGAATTTGATCTGTTTCCAAATGAAGCACCAGGAACTGTAGAAAACTTTGAAAAGCTGGCAAAAGAAGGGTATTATGACGGATTAAACTTCCACCGTGTCATTCCTGGATTTGTTTCTCAAGGCGGATGTCCTAACGGTACTGGTACAGGTGGCCCAGGTTATACAATCAAATGTGAAACTGCTGGTAACCCACATAAACACGTACCAGGGTCTCTTTCTATGGCTCATGCTGGTAAAGATACTGGTGGAAGTCAATTCTTCATCGTTCACGAATCTCAACCACACTTAAATGGAGTACATACTGTTTTCGGACAAGTAACTTCTGGGATGGAAGCGGTTCTTGATATGAAGAATGGCGATGTAATGAAGAAAGTAGAAGTATTCGAAGCTTAA
- a CDS encoding DUF294 nucleotidyltransferase-like domain-containing protein, which yields MELQPFHLLCKDFPPFTQLTEEQLRELSNHATPRQFSKNQWIFHEDAPNEDVKIYFLVNGLARNLLHKKNGSTVSLRFYYPGDLLGLVIAFAPNNRTYSVQAMEHCVVYELNKATIMNLMKINDDFSTGIWNRIGESMKSVYDEMKDANSGDDDQLTLLRTRVDSLMWPVHTIKDSEPLSVAAKEMIDQSRSGLIVLNGQNQTVGMITQKDLLRSMIVSTSSPTIVKEWMKPVPFSLQWDAFAYEALSIMKNEDLHVLPVYDGERVVGMLTPSSFLYLNESPYLNITHQVVDADTSEELHSLGSKEQVPVQTFIQDLLDADAYAFDVTEVLTKYHDQLYRRTIQLAEKQLEADGLGKPPIPYAFIVMGSQARREQTFYTDQDNGIILSDYEHLANKKSIENYFLELSKVVNERLVKCGFPLCKGGIMANHSQWRKSLSAYKDDINRWMKEIDAEEIQAFTMLFDFRPVYGDHTLAKELRKYVSERAAKSLVMQQHLMKDALRYRLPSNPFGLIKQKDKVIHVKTAGLMQLVYAVRIQAIKYGIMEVSTIKRLEALKREKRMHPRDAENAKTALHYFLSYRLQNELKHLNEGTPLKNEIPVVTISKEDRAKWKEAIQVAHRMHQVIKISFNRNRVGT from the coding sequence GTGGAATTACAACCTTTTCATCTTTTATGTAAAGACTTCCCCCCATTTACTCAACTTACGGAGGAGCAACTTAGAGAATTAAGCAATCATGCTACTCCACGTCAATTTTCCAAAAATCAATGGATCTTTCATGAAGACGCTCCAAATGAAGATGTGAAAATCTATTTTTTGGTGAACGGTTTAGCGCGAAACCTTCTTCATAAAAAGAATGGTTCTACTGTTTCTTTGCGATTCTATTATCCTGGTGACTTGCTTGGATTGGTCATTGCTTTTGCTCCAAATAATCGTACTTATTCTGTTCAAGCAATGGAACATTGTGTGGTATATGAGTTGAATAAAGCAACCATTATGAATTTAATGAAAATCAATGATGATTTCTCTACGGGGATCTGGAACCGTATTGGTGAAAGTATGAAGTCCGTCTATGATGAAATGAAAGATGCGAATAGCGGAGATGACGATCAACTTACCCTTCTCCGTACTAGAGTGGATTCATTGATGTGGCCAGTACATACCATTAAAGACTCCGAACCACTATCTGTTGCTGCGAAGGAAATGATTGACCAATCAAGATCTGGTCTTATCGTTCTAAATGGGCAAAATCAAACTGTAGGAATGATTACACAAAAAGATTTACTTCGTTCTATGATAGTTTCTACAAGCTCTCCAACTATTGTAAAAGAATGGATGAAACCTGTCCCTTTTTCTTTACAATGGGATGCATTTGCTTATGAAGCATTATCTATTATGAAAAATGAGGATCTACATGTGCTTCCTGTTTATGATGGTGAACGAGTTGTAGGAATGTTAACTCCAAGCTCATTCCTCTATTTAAATGAAAGTCCATATTTAAATATCACTCACCAAGTGGTTGATGCTGATACATCTGAAGAATTACATTCACTTGGTTCTAAGGAACAGGTGCCTGTTCAAACATTTATCCAAGATTTATTAGATGCAGATGCCTATGCGTTTGACGTGACAGAAGTGTTAACAAAATATCATGATCAGTTGTATAGACGTACAATTCAGTTGGCAGAAAAACAATTAGAAGCGGATGGTTTAGGGAAACCCCCAATTCCTTACGCTTTCATTGTCATGGGATCACAAGCACGAAGAGAGCAAACTTTCTATACGGATCAAGATAATGGCATTATCTTGTCAGATTATGAACACTTAGCAAATAAAAAGTCCATTGAGAACTATTTCCTGGAGCTTTCCAAAGTGGTGAATGAAAGACTAGTCAAATGCGGATTTCCTCTTTGTAAAGGAGGAATAATGGCTAATCACTCCCAATGGAGAAAGTCACTATCTGCTTATAAAGACGATATAAACCGATGGATGAAAGAGATTGATGCGGAAGAGATACAAGCGTTTACGATGCTCTTTGACTTTAGACCTGTATATGGAGATCATACTTTGGCGAAAGAATTGCGAAAATATGTATCCGAGCGAGCTGCTAAGTCGTTAGTTATGCAACAACACTTGATGAAAGATGCCCTGCGCTATCGCTTACCATCCAATCCTTTTGGATTAATTAAGCAAAAAGATAAAGTGATTCACGTAAAGACAGCCGGTTTGATGCAACTTGTCTATGCAGTACGAATCCAAGCAATTAAGTATGGAATTATGGAAGTAAGTACGATTAAACGGTTAGAAGCTTTAAAAAGAGAGAAACGGATGCATCCCCGTGATGCAGAAAATGCCAAGACGGCCTTACATTATTTCTTATCCTATCGTTTACAAAATGAGTTGAAACATTTGAATGAAGGCACACCATTAAAAAACGAAATTCCGGTTGTGACCATTTCAAAAGAAGATCGAGCAAAATGGAAAGAAGCCATTCAAGTTGCACACCGAATGCATCAAGTCATCAAGATTAGTTTTAATCGAAATCGGGTGGGTACATGA
- a CDS encoding NUDIX hydrolase — translation MRKETILSLMEQHNPIILGSESFSKFSVLLPLIEIENELHLVYEVRAESLRRQPGEICFPGGKIDKTDESPQFAAIRETTEELKVNSNQIESVYPLNYLVSPYGMIVYPFVGFLTVNELPAPNEDEVSEVFTVPLSHFLSTEPAIHKVEFEAHPEENFPYELVPGGKNYTFRKRVYEEYFYPYKSYSIWGLTARITAEFVKLLKQQQSERDV, via the coding sequence ATGAGAAAAGAGACTATCCTATCCCTTATGGAACAACATAATCCTATTATACTTGGATCTGAATCATTCTCTAAGTTTTCAGTTCTACTACCATTAATAGAAATAGAAAATGAACTACATTTAGTGTATGAAGTGAGAGCAGAAAGCTTACGTAGACAACCTGGAGAAATCTGTTTTCCTGGTGGGAAGATTGATAAGACAGATGAGTCACCACAATTCGCTGCTATTAGGGAAACCACGGAAGAGTTAAAAGTGAATAGCAACCAGATCGAATCCGTCTATCCATTAAATTATCTTGTATCACCTTATGGAATGATCGTGTATCCTTTTGTTGGTTTTTTAACTGTAAATGAGTTACCAGCTCCAAATGAAGATGAAGTAAGTGAAGTGTTTACCGTACCGCTTTCTCACTTTTTATCAACAGAGCCGGCAATTCATAAAGTGGAATTTGAGGCACACCCAGAAGAAAATTTCCCATATGAGTTAGTACCAGGTGGGAAGAATTATACATTTAGAAAGCGAGTTTATGAAGAGTATTTTTATCCTTATAAAAGTTATAGCATTTGGGGCTTGACCGCAAGAATTACAGCTGAGTTTGTGAAGCTATTGAAACAACAACAGAGCGAACGTGACGTGTGA
- a CDS encoding GNAT family N-acetyltransferase: MQIVPFHSKYFDQIITMCEEEGWTNLVHKRNDLLEAFQSSSIAFLLLDGEQVIGYIRGVTDTKISTFIAELLIKKDHRQKGLGTKLLKYVHDQYPETRMELLASSTSKDYYEEKDFRPFNGYRKTYIEW; the protein is encoded by the coding sequence ATGCAGATAGTACCATTTCACTCTAAGTATTTTGATCAAATTATCACCATGTGTGAAGAAGAAGGATGGACGAACTTAGTTCATAAACGAAATGATCTCTTGGAGGCATTTCAATCTTCCTCGATTGCTTTTTTGTTATTGGACGGGGAACAAGTAATTGGGTACATACGTGGAGTGACAGATACAAAGATTTCTACATTTATAGCAGAACTTCTAATCAAAAAGGACCATCGTCAAAAGGGACTTGGTACAAAATTGTTAAAATATGTACACGACCAATATCCAGAAACAAGAATGGAGTTGTTAGCTTCTTCTACTTCAAAAGATTATTACGAAGAAAAAGATTTTCGACCTTTTAATGGATATAGAAAAACATATATCGAATGGTAA
- a CDS encoding metal-dependent hydrolase — protein sequence MNGTTHAVVGGTVGVSIGIASNVPTETTFFLASAGIVAALMPDIDTQGILANKLAAGKKLMCSVCTLAAICLGIMWFLGELSWNAYMLIPIVIGLIAVPPVIPKKYFVSGAGSLLAGIGIYTQLNAIIYLGVFILIGSLLPHRSYTHSILGLAFWGIISVYLELWLAVEQLMVTLVIAYASHLLLDSKYIPPNRRGIKLFLPFSNKNF from the coding sequence ATGAATGGAACAACACATGCAGTAGTAGGGGGAACGGTAGGAGTATCAATAGGAATCGCATCAAATGTACCCACAGAAACTACCTTTTTCTTAGCTAGTGCTGGTATTGTGGCTGCATTAATGCCAGACATCGATACACAAGGGATTTTAGCAAATAAATTAGCAGCAGGGAAAAAGCTGATGTGCTCTGTATGCACTTTAGCTGCTATTTGTCTCGGTATCATGTGGTTTTTAGGAGAATTATCGTGGAATGCCTACATGCTCATACCAATTGTTATTGGTCTAATTGCCGTTCCACCTGTAATACCAAAAAAATACTTTGTGTCAGGAGCGGGTAGTTTGTTAGCAGGTATAGGTATATACACTCAGCTAAATGCAATAATCTATTTAGGAGTATTTATTTTAATTGGATCCCTATTACCTCATCGCTCCTACACACATAGCATCCTTGGTTTAGCATTTTGGGGAATAATATCTGTTTATTTAGAGTTATGGTTAGCAGTAGAACAACTAATGGTTACGCTCGTAATTGCCTATGCAAGTCATTTACTATTAGATTCAAAATATATTCCACCAAACAGAAGAGGGATTAAATTATTTTTACCTTTTTCTAACAAAAATTTTTAG
- a CDS encoding copper resistance CopC family protein: MDTSDPAADSIVETEKTTYRITFTGGIERTSTFSIVDESGMEMPLETTVEEQAIQGELEQPLSNGEYTLKWQIVASDGHLQEGEIPFTVALPETTQELEETDKPEDTDVTETIPAEEPQVENEEVEYSSTPLLIAIGVAVVVIAGLLIFALRKK, encoded by the coding sequence CTGGACACATCGGATCCAGCAGCAGACAGTATAGTGGAAACGGAAAAAACAACGTATAGAATAACCTTTACAGGTGGAATCGAACGCACTAGTACCTTTTCTATTGTGGATGAATCTGGTATGGAAATGCCATTAGAAACAACTGTAGAGGAACAGGCAATTCAAGGAGAATTAGAGCAACCATTATCAAACGGTGAATATACGTTGAAATGGCAAATAGTTGCCTCAGATGGCCATTTACAAGAAGGAGAAATTCCTTTTACGGTGGCACTACCTGAAACAACGCAAGAATTAGAAGAAACAGATAAACCAGAAGACACAGATGTGACAGAAACTATTCCAGCTGAAGAACCACAAGTAGAAAACGAAGAAGTAGAGTATTCCTCTACACCTTTATTAATAGCAATTGGTGTTGCAGTAGTTGTAATCGCTGGGCTATTAATTTTCGCACTCAGAAAGAAATAA
- a CDS encoding copper resistance D family protein: MISIVAKLFTYGFLSFLAGYYVLSFISEDKKPTLVLQKKWALLAIAGLILSSTGPLLDLIIALTPNFGFQTAVTAVLFEIQVGQTWWVLVIFALFLLSWTAISKSKSDYFIALVLFFGTIFSLTISGHPNSMANIYGSIYHTLHYVGVVGWIGVLGLVSWFAKDTNNWSAFLKWYSPTASGSFVLTVGTGIAMMISIVPLNQYADSIVTPYGSAMLLKHLSIIPLLYYAFINGPLTKRWLKKNSELPVLKSIKIEFVVVTFILLATSVMSTSSPPHEVNDIKDNLIPWASFFQVENIQLEWNIISSIYGVLAAILFIASVIALLKRNRAIASILLSVMGVISGYISLLFAI, encoded by the coding sequence ATGATAAGTATTGTTGCAAAACTTTTCACGTATGGGTTTTTGTCGTTTCTAGCTGGATATTACGTACTTTCGTTTATCTCGGAAGATAAGAAACCGACCTTAGTTCTTCAAAAGAAGTGGGCTCTCTTAGCGATAGCAGGATTAATCCTATCTAGTACTGGTCCATTGTTGGATTTAATTATTGCATTAACACCAAACTTTGGGTTTCAAACAGCTGTAACAGCCGTTTTATTTGAAATTCAAGTAGGGCAAACATGGTGGGTTTTAGTTATCTTCGCCTTGTTCTTGCTTAGTTGGACTGCTATCAGTAAGAGTAAAAGTGATTATTTCATCGCATTAGTTCTCTTTTTTGGAACTATCTTTTCTCTAACCATTAGCGGCCATCCTAATTCTATGGCTAATATCTATGGGAGTATTTATCACACTCTACACTATGTTGGCGTAGTTGGATGGATTGGTGTTTTAGGATTAGTGTCTTGGTTTGCTAAAGACACTAATAATTGGAGCGCTTTTTTAAAATGGTATTCCCCTACTGCATCAGGATCTTTTGTTCTAACGGTTGGTACTGGAATTGCCATGATGATTAGTATAGTTCCTTTAAACCAATATGCAGACTCTATCGTTACACCATATGGTTCAGCTATGCTTTTAAAACATTTATCCATAATACCTTTATTGTATTACGCATTTATAAATGGGCCTTTAACAAAAAGGTGGTTAAAGAAGAATTCTGAATTACCAGTACTAAAGTCTATTAAAATTGAATTTGTAGTGGTTACCTTTATTCTGCTAGCTACAAGCGTGATGAGTACTAGTTCTCCTCCTCATGAAGTGAACGATATTAAGGATAATCTAATCCCGTGGGCTTCCTTTTTCCAAGTTGAAAACATTCAACTTGAGTGGAACATTATTAGTAGTATTTACGGTGTTTTAGCAGCAATACTGTTTATTGCAAGTGTTATTGCTCTCCTAAAAAGAAACAGAGCAATTGCATCTATTCTCTTAAGTGTAATGGGCGTTATATCTGGTTACATTTCACTTTTATTTGCAATTTGA
- a CDS encoding NupC/NupG family nucleoside CNT transporter encodes MNILTGILSLAVIIGLAWLLSSNRKMVKWHTILVGLVLEGVFVYTMLNVSIGQMILSKTAFVIQRVIDYSSAGINFVFGPLFENTEINFLFAINVLGALIFISALISALYHIRLLPFIVKILGTIVGKLLKTSKVESFSAVGNTFLGVAEAPLLVKPYLDRMTRSETFAIMVGGTASASGAILVGYVSMGIDLNYLLISIFSVPFVSLIITKLLEPETETSVLNDDVQMEKSSHVNVFEAISDGAVNGVKLAANIGGLLIAFISVIALVNGVLGFINTDLATIFGYVFYPFAILIGIPFSDAFEAASLIGTKLASNEFLAYASLQEMMKDLSPQTIAIMSVALCNFANLSSIGQLIVGLGSLAPNKQPLVAKLGLKAIVGGTLASFITAIFVSMFI; translated from the coding sequence TTGAACATTCTTACAGGTATTTTGTCACTAGCAGTAATCATTGGTCTTGCATGGCTTTTAAGTAGTAATCGTAAAATGGTGAAATGGCATACTATTCTAGTCGGTTTGGTATTAGAAGGCGTTTTTGTCTACACCATGCTGAATGTTTCCATTGGACAAATGATCTTAAGTAAAACGGCTTTTGTTATTCAACGTGTGATTGATTATAGTTCAGCCGGTATTAATTTTGTATTTGGTCCCCTATTTGAAAATACGGAGATTAATTTTTTATTTGCTATCAACGTATTAGGTGCTTTAATCTTTATTTCAGCTTTAATCTCTGCTCTTTATCACATCCGTCTATTACCTTTTATCGTAAAGATACTTGGTACGATTGTAGGTAAACTTCTTAAAACATCAAAAGTAGAGTCATTTAGTGCAGTAGGAAACACCTTTTTAGGAGTTGCAGAAGCACCTTTATTGGTTAAACCTTATTTGGACCGTATGACGAGATCGGAAACATTTGCAATCATGGTAGGAGGAACAGCTTCTGCTAGTGGTGCAATTTTAGTTGGATACGTTAGTATGGGTATTGACTTAAACTACTTGTTAATTTCTATTTTTAGTGTACCTTTTGTGTCATTAATTATTACAAAATTACTAGAACCAGAAACAGAGACATCAGTATTAAATGATGATGTTCAAATGGAGAAATCTAGTCATGTTAACGTTTTTGAAGCAATATCTGACGGCGCAGTAAATGGAGTTAAATTAGCTGCTAATATCGGTGGATTACTAATCGCTTTCATTAGTGTTATTGCCCTTGTAAATGGTGTACTTGGATTTATCAACACTGATTTAGCTACTATTTTTGGTTATGTATTTTATCCTTTTGCTATTCTTATTGGAATTCCTTTCTCTGATGCATTTGAAGCAGCTTCTCTAATTGGAACAAAACTCGCTTCCAATGAATTTTTAGCTTATGCTTCCTTACAAGAAATGATGAAAGACTTGTCACCACAAACTATTGCAATAATGTCTGTTGCTCTTTGTAATTTTGCTAACCTATCTTCTATTGGTCAACTAATTGTAGGTCTTGGCTCATTAGCGCCAAATAAACAACCTTTAGTGGCTAAATTAGGGTTGAAAGCAATTGTGGGTGGTACGTTAGCAAGTTTTATTACCGCAATTTTTGTTTCTATGTTTATTTAA
- a CDS encoding biotin transporter BioY, with protein MKLKAIDLTLCAMFAALMAIGANVTSFLVVGGVPITLTTFFCILAGLILGSRLGALSMLVYALVGFVGAPVFAGFTGGPSIFIKPTFGFILSYILVAYVVGKMVERNNSKTTIFVAAFVGFIINYVFGTNWMYAAYVLWAAAPEGFTYKMAWAWMVVPLPKDILLAAFAAVLAPRLTRTLSYTSSTMNKKTAA; from the coding sequence ATGAAATTGAAAGCAATTGATCTTACTTTGTGTGCGATGTTTGCAGCACTAATGGCAATTGGTGCGAATGTTACTTCTTTTTTAGTAGTAGGTGGGGTACCTATTACGTTGACAACGTTCTTTTGTATATTAGCAGGGCTTATTTTAGGAAGTAGACTTGGCGCTCTTTCTATGTTGGTCTATGCTTTGGTCGGTTTTGTAGGAGCGCCTGTTTTCGCAGGTTTTACTGGCGGACCTTCTATCTTTATCAAACCGACTTTTGGATTTATCCTATCGTATATTTTGGTAGCTTATGTAGTTGGGAAAATGGTAGAACGCAACAATTCTAAGACAACAATATTTGTCGCCGCTTTTGTTGGATTTATCATAAATTATGTTTTCGGAACAAATTGGATGTATGCGGCATATGTCCTATGGGCTGCAGCACCAGAAGGGTTCACTTACAAAATGGCATGGGCGTGGATGGTGGTGCCACTTCCAAAAGATATTTTGTTAGCTGCTTTTGCAGCGGTACTAGCACCTAGACTTACTAGAACACTTTCTTATACTAGTAGCACTATGAATAAAAAGACTGCTGCTTAA
- a CDS encoding ABC transporter permease, with amino-acid sequence MWNKQSIILWIGIISVSLLLCISIFAPLLPFVQPDLEKQLYIKLEDGSMLVPPLPASEDYPIGTDRVGRDLLSVLIMGTKETLLIVLTVAVLRFLLGVPLGFLASQKKHFKSFLGFWNQLFSYIPSFFLVMILAFLPYIVFSPKRFWWMIGIMVVVEVGKIAMTSCNTFEQIKEKEYVQAGIVVGTSPFFLFLRYYLKPTRAALLVQFVFDISRSMLLLAQLGFVGIFITHVAKQQEDGSFYFYNTSLNWPVALEKITLSMFDALWIPLWSTTFMVIAIISFNLLGEGLKQYFHSKEHRA; translated from the coding sequence ATGTGGAATAAACAATCTATTATTCTTTGGATTGGAATTATTTCTGTTTCTCTGTTGCTATGCATTTCTATTTTCGCGCCACTATTACCATTTGTACAGCCAGACTTAGAGAAACAGTTATATATTAAGCTAGAAGATGGCAGTATGCTAGTACCTCCATTACCAGCCTCAGAGGATTATCCAATTGGGACGGACCGAGTGGGAAGAGATTTACTTAGTGTGTTAATAATGGGGACAAAAGAGACATTGCTTATTGTTTTAACGGTAGCAGTTCTTCGCTTTTTACTTGGCGTTCCATTAGGTTTTTTAGCAAGTCAGAAAAAGCACTTTAAATCATTTTTAGGTTTTTGGAATCAATTATTTTCCTACATACCGTCCTTTTTTCTTGTAATGATCCTAGCGTTTTTACCATACATTGTTTTTTCTCCAAAGCGTTTTTGGTGGATGATTGGCATAATGGTGGTAGTGGAAGTTGGGAAAATTGCGATGACTTCCTGTAACACGTTTGAACAGATAAAGGAAAAAGAGTATGTACAAGCAGGAATCGTCGTTGGAACAAGTCCTTTTTTTCTGTTTTTACGATATTATTTAAAACCCACTAGAGCAGCATTGTTAGTCCAGTTTGTTTTTGATATAAGTAGGTCCATGTTATTATTAGCACAATTGGGTTTTGTTGGTATTTTTATCACGCATGTAGCAAAGCAACAGGAGGATGGAAGTTTTTATTTTTACAATACGTCATTAAACTGGCCTGTAGCATTAGAAAAGATTACCCTAAGTATGTTTGATGCGCTGTGGATCCCACTATGGTCGACAACATTTATGGTCATAGCTATTATTTCATTTAATCTTCTAGGAGAAGGATTAAAGCAGTATTTCCATTCTAAAGAACATCGTGCTTAA